The window AGGGAAACTGAAGGAATGTTGCATAAGGTGCCAAAGAATTTCATGAAGTAAGAACCAAGATCATTTGGCTCAACGCGATTAGCCAAAGGACGACTACCCTCCCCTTTCTGAGCATTTGCTAATAACAATTGTAGCTGGTCTATACACATCTTACAAAGAGCATTCGATGCGGAAGATTTTGGCCACCTGAATTTCTCCTGTAACTCAAACGAAGTCACCTCAGAGCCAAGTGATGCAGTGAACAGACCCTGAACAGCCAGAAACTTCATGATTTCTTTCTGTACTCGGAACTTCTCTTCATGGTCCAGCTTcaagaattttaaaatactgGGAAGGGATTCTATAACCCAACTCTTCAAAAAATCAGAATTCCCATTGGTCCTAGGAGAATCCTTATCCTCAATAGATCCTATTTCAGAATTTTCATCTGTAGTTTGACTCTGATCTGAAGGTTCCTCAGGGGCATTACCTTCATCCACAAAGAGGTTCATTAAGTTCTGAATAAAAAGCATGCAACCAGGCTCAGTTTTGAACTGTGACATAAAATCTTTAACAAGTTTTGATCGTGTTATACGATCAAATTTTCCATTGCTGTGCTTCTGAATAGCCACTATAACAGCAACTCTTCTGACATCATCATCCCCCACCCAATCTGACAGCTGTTTCAGAAAATGCTGCGCTACTTTAAACAGCCATGTGTTCTTCGTTGATAGTACATCCACCAGGCACTGAACAACTTTGTTCGACAGAACAACTGGAACTAAAGATGCAGGCAGCTTTTGgagaagaagaaacagaacatCAAAAGCAAAGTGCTTACGGTCATGAGATGAAATGAGAAGGGATccttcaattattatttcacaAAAAGACTGAAGATTCTTCGCAATTTCTTCATCAGAGGAGCTAGATTTTCGACTCTTTTTGTGTTTCTTTAATGAATTTGAAGCTGATGCTGCATCTTCTAATTGCAAAATAGTATTTGGCAACAGAATATTTATCAAAACTGGCCAGACACTATGAACGCGAGGCTGACAAAATGTTGATTCCTAccacatttaaaaaatacataagaatCCTTTCTGTCTATTACTTAATCCAATACAGAACTGGCCACACATAGATGAATTGATATAATCTACCTTCAAGCAATTACTCAGGGAGGACAAGTGATCAGCAGAGAAAAGCTGGCTAGAGCTGAATGGATTCGGCAGCAGTTTACCAAATACAGAGCTATCAATAGAAATCTTCTCTCTAACTTTTAAAGCAAGGAACAAAGCATCAGGATTTCCTACTTCTATAGCAGCTTCAAACCACTCCTTGAGCCCAGGAGCTTCAAGAACATGATTCATCAATGCTTCAACAGGTaactacaaataataaaaaataaataatagtaagCAATAGGtttgaaataataaatcaaataaaacacAGTCTAACAAATGGTCCACAAGAGTTTCAAATCAGTTGAACAAGCTGATGGCCTGAATAGTAAGTGATCTACTCATATAGCATAGACACTTCCAATGATGCTAGTTGTTTGCATGTGCATATGAGGATCTATGCACATGGACATATGCATACAAGGATCTGATATAGAAAATGTACTTGCAATCTAGTCCTAGAGGTCCACCAAAGCATCCCATAAGTCAAAAAGTTCCTTTTACATTATCACAACTAGATTTACCAGGATACAAGCAATGGCTATAGATAATCTCCACCCACAAATTTTGCACATGTAAACAGGgggatataatataaaaaatattttatggaaCGTAAGTAGAGAGTGATCATGACTAATTGAAATCTGAGGAAACCCAAgccaatcataaaaaataagtttaagggtaagattatcttatttttataatgtacAAACCTTTTCAACCAAGTCTAAAATTATTGAGACGGCAGGCTCTTGCAAGTACCGCTTTTTATTTGCAAGAGAGATAAGTACACTGATAAATTCTCTTAAGTATGGAGTGCTTTTATCCATATTCCACTCCTGTATGAGTCTTCCTGATCGAGCCAGAGCACCATAAGCAAATAAGCGCCCCAGCAGACAATCTTTTGCTTCCTGCAATTTCACAAGAATACACAAATATAGTACGTATCATGTTGAAGaatgtaaaaaacaaaataatcatgCCACTGCCATTTCCTACCTGACCCTTCATTGATGAAGTTACTTCCAGCAAATTGACTACAAGTTTGAGAAATGACGCGACATTAATGTTATGAACAGTGCCAGCTAAAATAGTTAAACCTAAAGCAAAACCTTGTCGCGCACACTGCAAAAGTAATAGAAGATGTTATCTTAGCAACAATTCAATAGGCAAATTTGTAGCATCAATGTGCAGATTTTATATATTCCAGCAAAGAAAACTAATACAAGCAACATCAAGGTAACGATGAAAAATGATCAGAAACATTTTCCTAACAAAATGTAGAGAAGATGATTAAATATGGGAAatgtattttcaaataaaacttGCAACAACAAGCCTTATGATCCATCATTCCATGCCACTTGCACCTCATGGAAAAAGAGCATTTCAGTTCCAACAATCACAGAATGTAACAAACCTCTCTGGACGAAGAAACACCGCGAATAAGCCTACGAACAGCGTATCTCACAGACGGAGCACAGTTATCCAATCCATCGTCTTTCTCCGCTTCCAACTTCAATCCACCCTCACCACTCTCCTTCTCGCGCGAATCATAAGCGTTCTGAACAGCCTTCAACTCCGTCACCATTTGCTTCGCGGCGGCTTCCCTCGCCGACTTGGACGCCGCCGCGAGGTCCTTGAACACGCCAATGTGGAACTCCGGCATAGCGCTGCCGCCACTAGTGCTAGGCGAATCCGTGGACGGAGGCACAGGTTTGGGGTCGGGTTGGGATGCGGTTCGGCGCCTCCCTTTGTCCAAGGCTTTgcgcttcttcttcctctccatgGGCTTGACggaaggttgttgttgttggctaTCATCATCGGTGGTGGTGTTCTTCTGTTTCTTATTGAGCATTTTGGGATATTCGTCGGCGGCAAGGGTTTGTTCCTCTGAAGCAGAGTTCCTTTTCTTACTGCTACTACCCATGGCGGCGGAAGACGGCGTCGTTGCGGGGTTCAGTTTAGGGTTAGGGTCAAGGTCAGTTTGTATCAGTTCTTAAACCTGGCACGCACACTACTTCACAAGCAAAGCAATGAAGACACCGTTAATATTATCTAGTCTCTTCTGCTTTCTTGATTATGTTTGTTTAAGTAttggtgaaattaatttattttttcattaaaataaaattcaaccaaaacatgaaaaaaaggaattaatttgttttaaaaaaatctcaatttatcatgatatattttcataaatcacATTCTAAGGAATATTATAATTAACTCATAACAATGTTATctttctatttaatatttttaaaaattagtattaaaaataaactcatttacttaaaaaaagaagatatattatttatttgcttGAACATATACTAGATTTAAGGaattaatatactaaaaaagtagttaaaataattaatatattaaaattggtaattaagataattaatattatgatttgaagattcaatttttcattttaggataaaataagataagtaggtaaaaatacaaaattgaaagaaaagaaattggattttgaaatttttacacACTTACCTGTACCGTTATGGTGATTTGAATCTATGGAATAATATAGGTGGGAAATGACTTTATTAGATATCATCCCATCAGGTAATTACTATAATTCTTATTCTATCAATAGGTTttgttagcatttttttttgggaaaaaaaaaaaaagcttctcCTAGAAACTCTTGAGTTTTTTGCCCAAAAGAAAGATCAGAAAGAAAGGACTATGATCAGGTAAGTTTTACGAGAGTATGTTTAACCCATAATTATTTTGGTTGGGTTGGATGCGTCATATAAATACCAGGGAAATTAAATTAAGTAGTACtacaaaataatatagaaaaatattaacgtTAAGTTATCATTTAAAGTGTTAATGAGAAATTATGGCCATTGATGTGTATGATTCTAACTGTGTTTTTTATGATGTATATGTAtcttgttaaaataaagtaagtGACTATTTGATGATTTATATGAAAagacattagtttttttttaataaatttcaatttataatgaaaaatatttttatttttatttcttggttttgatttttattttataaattattttcaaaaataatataaaatatttttctcacacaaaattattttaaacaaagttAATTAGATCTTTTTATATTATACAATGAAAGTAATTAATGTAATAATCAATCATATACAATTAAGGTAATTAcatgtaattattaaatatatttgaattcaaaaattgagcattaattaaaatgatttaaaaataaaattttaaggtaaatatgtaattatcatgtataattttttttattatatgtaattgctaaattttgctaaaaatatttttatttattaaaatacataactatattaattatgataattacaATCGATTATattgtgattttatttgattaagatgattataaacaatatatattttaattgaagtaataaaagttaatgaagctatttttttcatttggagtttaattttatcttttaatagcTATTTTCATTGGTGATCAATTGTGTGTTGCATTATTCAATAttaagtcaataaaaaatattaaatttcaatattcgACACTAAACAAATTgtatgtataataaaaaaaaaaaattatattgataacaCATGTCTATTATatgatcaaaatatataaaaagagttAACATTATTTCAAGAAGAGAATATTGAGACAGGTTAGGAAATTTTTTATAGATCGAAAACAAGGAAGCGCGTGTGTAATTGAAGCAAAACACAAAAAGTatcattataattttctcttcatatttttataagattttcattaaattatttatatattattattttatttttataaaattacttttaaatatgaaattttttatttgtataaataataattattttgataaattccATTGAAATGATAATTAATTGAGATGGGAGAAGTGATTGAAaccatttataaaatatattatataattttaaattattatcttcATAGCacttataatcaaaattattattattaatattattattgttatataaataaacataaaaaagtgaaatggaaatatttaatacattaaaaattaagtatatttttcaataattaaaattatttaatatggtattaaaattttttattaattaattgaagtaGTTGTTACCAATAATTtcctgttaaaaaatattttttgatgcTCAATGCTCACTATAATGTTTAAtggaatattttttcttaatatcacTATTGAGATAATAAttcttaatctatttttttaaagttttattttaagaaatattcaCGAATATCGTTTATGTACTTACGAACATACATTTATAAAATACATACATTTATATTCGCCCAAATATTGGTACAAATATGAGATATGCAAGAAGTGTATTTTCATCTAATGTgataatgattataatgataaGAAATTACTATCTAAGATTATTTCATGTCATTGTCATCCCTAATAATATTTAGTCTACAcaatatcaaattatatttttaaaaatcattaatatttttataaacatttatatttaataattatcatgTGTGTTATcgatttatatatacatatatactaaataaaaatatcagcataatattatcatcaaaataaacaccatctaaattaatttcactaatattgttaaaatttataggcctttttttataataataaatgttaaaacaaataattaataagtttacattaaaaaaattatattccgTATTTACcttaaataatacaaaatcacatatcttgaaataaaaataaatactaatttaGCGTGCATTGCACCGCTCTACATActagatataattaaattctCATATTCACAACTCAGCATGCTTGCTTCAACAATGAATTTATACACTGTCAGATTTAACACAAATTTTATTCCTACaaacaaattttacaaaaattcaaGCACAAAagcaacatatattttaattaattattttagcaaaaaattaaatttatttttaattatttaaatcacttattcatatatttaagaaaaaaccgCTTGAATATTTCACTAAATCAAAGTATTACACAGCAGGGAGTTTTTACTCAAGATCGTCCACTTTGAGTAACCCCACTTGGGACGCTTCTATGGTGAACACCCTTGTCTCAACCCCTAAGGATCACGCACCCTAGTGATTCTAAAGATACAATTTCAGACCTTTTAGACTCAGGCTATACCCACCTTGTATTGACATCTCCACCAAAGATGTATCTACCTATATCTCTTAAAGTTTAAACCTCCAAGAAAAATCATCCTTGAatgcaaaaaagaaaaccaaacgTTGCTTATCACTCATTGCACAAATTGAAGCTTTAGCCAGCACTCCTCTCTTTGTTAAACAATAAAACGCTAATGATCCAAAACTAATTGCCATCTTCTAATATTGTTGTTGGTTACTTTGTTTCAATGAAAAGGCTTTAATTCTCAAAAGTGacctcattttataattttgaattaaatccAACACTTTTTTTCCCCAGCTCGATCAATATATATAACTCATGTTTCACCAATACAATGCAGTGTGATTCCATCTGATATGCATCATGATTTTGGATACCTTGGTCCCGTGGACCATTACTGTCTcttgttgttttgtttcaagaaaagaaatgatCCCTAGCTAGCTATAATTGTTCCAACCACACGAATATTTATTGGAGTGCGCGTGAAAAGCAAGgggaaatatatttaatttgctaATGCGGGATTCGGGTCTGGGAATCAgattttgtacattttttttttcttttggtggaAAAACATGATAGAATGCCACTAGATAATGAGTCCTgctaattaattgattaataattaatcaatctaATAATGCACTCCAAGTTTCATAGTTTTTTCATGTCTTTAACATGATAGCACGAAACACCGAATAGATTGAACAAAATATACTTAGTTTAATTGGTTGAAAAGATTTAATCATAGACTAGAAATATGATAATCTCAGTTGAGTTTCTTGAAACTTGGAAATCATGAGTAAATGTCGAAGCTGCTGGCAAAAGCTATCAACACAGGTAGACTCCAACTTGTGGTTCAGTAAGAACTTCCTCACTTTACTATGATTAGTCTTTATCTCTCTCCCAAGCTCATTCTCATCATCCATCACAATTTTCACAGCTTTGCACACACTCTCCTTTGTGAACAACCCGTCTTCTTCACCCTTCTCCACTTCCACCCCAACCTTATTTGTAGCCATAGTCCTTGCATTAAGGATATGATCAGCATCTACCTGCGGCAGCAACACTATCTGACACTTATTTACTAGTGCCTCGGTTAATGAACCAGCACCACAATGCGTAATGAAGCAGCCTACTGAAGGGTGTTCCAAAATCAATTGTTGTTGTATCCATCCACTGTGGACAATTCCTCTCCCTTCAACTCTTTCTTTGAACCCTTCTGGTAGAGCAGCTTCAATTGTCTCAAACCCAATTGGAACTTTTAGAACAGCCAAAAAAGGAAGCCCTGTAAGTTCAAGACCCAACAATAGTCCTTGGAATTGATCATGTGGTAACTTCCATTCAGTCCCAAGTACACAGAAAACCACAGAACCAAGCTTGAACCTTTCAAGCCATGAACCCCATTTTCCCTCAAAAACAGTGTTGGGTGGCTCAGGTATGAAAGGTCCTGAAAGCAAAACAGGCTTCCCAAACTGTTCTGCAAGATACTCAACATAAGGCCCTTCAATTTCTCGGCAACCTTTGAACCCAACAGCGTCTGAAAAGATCAAACCCTTGTTGAGACGGTGGTAGAAGAGAACACCGCTTCCAAACTCCCAATCCCTTTTAGAAGCAAGAAACTTGACTTCATGTGCATGAAGCTTGACGGAAGACACAGGGTACCCTTCAGGGGGTTGCATAAGATCACTTTCAGACATGTTTTGGCGCATCCTCGCTGGGGATCTTATGTAAGACACTGTCGCTGGCCCAATAATCAAGTACTAAAAAGATTTGATTCCCAAGCGGCGAGTCAAGTTTGGTAGCCAATATGTGAAGTCAAAGAAAACGATTTGTGGCATTAGCTCAATGAGAAGAAGCTCTATGTCTTTCTCAGTGCGATCCATGGCTGTCATAATGAGTGGAGCTAAGGAGAAAGAGACATCGGAAGTGGTTTCTGCGCCATGGGGAAGGCCTTCAACGTGAGGAACGTTGATAGGGAAGAAGGTGATGAGATGTGGGAAGAGGTTGAATTGCTCTAACTTGTGTGGTGTTCTTTTGGGGATGAAGAAGGAGATTCTGTGTCCTCTCTTTGCTAGTTTGTTGGAGAGGTGAAGATATGGGGTTAGGTGTCCCATGGCAAACCATGGAAACATTGCTATGTGCAAAGAAGATGCATCCATGTTCGTTTGCCTGGACCTGTTTCCAACGTCTCTAACCTGAATCCTCATATTATAagtaaaaatgtaataattaaaataacatgcatACTTAAAATATAAAGCGTTGAGTTGAAAGCTACTTTGGATCCTTCTACGAAATAGTGAGGGCAAGCTACCAACGTGGGgcaattttgtttaaaatatataatttcatccTAGAATTTAAATTAGTATCTCGAAATGGATATGTTGAATGTTATCatttctaaaactttttttttccattcgtaaataaatatttttttattgaagttgtaaattattttataattttatttttttacctgtttttttaaattgtaaataattctttattttaattatttaatgaattaatgtatatttttattagatttatttatttattttttaaaaattatatagttttatttaatattttttctattttatatttttttactaatattaaggattattatttattttataaattaagaaaataatgcaaaacattaaaatttaaataaaaatattaaaatacactacatatttatttaacaaaaatattgaaatatttgattactaatattaacttataatttattaaataatattaaatttttttataaaaaataattaatttttacaattatcactaaataaattaataatttcgtccaacaatattaattaattttattttataaattattttaagaaaataatttagtaataaaagtagttgttagaataaaaatatgatacattaatatagaatgaaaaatataaattaaatagaaacataaaatttaaaagtagagATAATATTAACCGTTGACTTGTTTGTATGGACAGTTATTATGATTAtgtcattttgttttatataatatattttttctaggTCTATTTAGAATTAGTTAATGCATCTCATTATGTATAGGACagaagttaatatttttattatatgttttatctttaaatgatcaaatataaaatatgaactcaactaataaaatcatttaaaaaaatgaaaattgatgttgataaactttataaatattttcaacttaTATACACTATCAACaaagttattataatttaaatggtAAGAAGCACATATTGCATGCCAACATAATATGAAGTATCAAtgtgtcatttttttcatcatgaCTTATACTTTTGGAGAGTACATATGACTTAACTTCATCACATTGATGATTTTTATGCTATTAATAAcgaatcatttattttattaaatgttttcttGACTAAAGAGTAATAAGCAAAGCTTAGAATTTGTCCTGCTTCAAACCAGTGTAACAGACAGAACGTTTATTATGCAAGCAGAAGAGATTGCAGCAGATTTGACATATAATCCTAGCAGCCATGAAGAACATGACAAAACATAGGTAATTTAGCAGCAGAGTAGAAGCAAGAcgttagttaattaattaaagtgaacgaataaaacataattaaaaaaaagcgaAAAAAATCTCAAGAACTGTTATACATAACTCAAAACATAGatttatattcatatatttaaaaacacGCAAGGCTAGTTCCAAATGCTTCAataccaaaacagaaaaacaagcAAAGTTCCTCTGAAGCAGAGTTCCTTTTCTTACTGCTACTACCCATGGCGGCAAAAGACGGCGTCGTTGCGGGGTTCAGtatagggttagggttagggtcaGGGTCAGTTTGTATCAGTTCTTAAACCTGGCACGCACACTACTTCACTAGCACAGCAAAGCAATGAAGACACGGTTAATATTATAGTCTAGTCTCTTCTGCTTTCTGACATTTGGCctcctttatatttttaggttaaaaacttaaaacaccttttttttataataattttttttacaccgaTCTAATATATCATAATCCTTTTATTCATGTAACAGTTGACAATAggtgaaaatatataattgtgtaaaaaaCAAGCAAGAGACaacaaatttaaactaaaacacacatacattattttaattgaagaaacacaaatatattacaaaatgtcttcgtaattttcatttttttactgaacgtattttcatttatatactTATCAATTTAGTTATATTATATTCAACTATTTGCATTTTTCTGCTTTAAATTgtgtttaataaattaattcattaaaaatataaattataaatttgtaacttaatttatatgtatatatataatttcgcgacaattatattttatttgataatgaattttaatatacataaaCTGAAATGCAAAGATAAAGGTTTTAGGTTTTAAAAGatgtattatatttattaaatttaatcaatatattatatttaataatttcataattaataagTTATGAGTAATTTGACTTCTCAATAACattagatattatatttattaatataatataattaaatta of the Glycine max cultivar Williams 82 chromosome 13, Glycine_max_v4.0, whole genome shotgun sequence genome contains:
- the LOC100803141 gene encoding rDNA transcriptional regulator pol5, giving the protein MGSSSKKRNSASEEQTLAADEYPKMLNKKQKNTTTDDDSQQQQPSVKPMERKKKRKALDKGRRRTASQPDPKPVPPSTDSPSTSGGSAMPEFHIGVFKDLAAASKSAREAAAKQMVTELKAVQNAYDSREKESGEGGLKLEAEKDDGLDNCAPSVRYAVRRLIRGVSSSRECARQGFALGLTILAGTVHNINVASFLKLVVNLLEVTSSMKGQEAKDCLLGRLFAYGALARSGRLIQEWNMDKSTPYLREFISVLISLANKKRYLQEPAVSIILDLVEKLPVEALMNHVLEAPGLKEWFEAAIEVGNPDALFLALKVREKISIDSSVFGKLLPNPFSSSQLFSADHLSSLSNCLKESTFCQPRVHSVWPVLINILLPNTILQLEDAASASNSLKKHKKSRKSSSSDEEIAKNLQSFCEIIIEGSLLISSHDRKHFAFDVLFLLLQKLPASLVPVVLSNKVVQCLVDVLSTKNTWLFKVAQHFLKQLSDWVGDDDVRRVAVIVAIQKHSNGKFDRITRSKLVKDFMSQFKTEPGCMLFIQNLMNLFVDEGNAPEEPSDQSQTTDENSEIGSIEDKDSPRTNGNSDFLKSWVIESLPSILKFLKLDHEEKFRVQKEIMKFLAVQGLFTASLGSEVTSFELQEKFRWPKSSASNALCKMCIDQLQLLLANAQKGEGSRPLANRVEPNDLGSYFMKFFGTLCNIPSVSLFRSLDDVDQKAVKKLQAMEARLSREERSHDCSTDANRLHALRYLLIQLLLQVLLRPGEFSEAASELIICCKKAFSTSDLPESSGEDDVEVDDAPELMDVLVDTLLSLLPQSSAAMRSSIEQVFKYFCGDITDDGLMRMLRVIKKNLKPARHPDAASADDDDEDDDFINIEEEIDQAETGESDGQTDDSESVVEVEETDHGHSEASDDSDSGMDDDAMFRIDTYLAQMFKEKKNQAGGETAHSQLVLFKLRILSLLEIFLHENPGKPQVLMVYSNLAQAFVNPHTAEVSEQLGQRIWGILQKQIFKAKDYPRGDGVQLSTLESLLEKNLKLASKPFKRQKSASNPSKQSAAWNRQKMICSLAQTATFWILKIIDSRNFAESELERIAQIFGEVLVGYFDNKKSQIKSGFLKEIIRRRPWVGHAILGFILERCGSAKSDFRRVEALELVMEILKSLTSGNNDEQNASKKILKNSFDKLSRLMKELVTNMPSKPARRTEVLKFCVKALEILSKHNLTKNFVKTLAPDTQAALEVQLGEQFISLKKLEK
- the LOC100813643 gene encoding UDP-glycosyltransferase 79B30-like, yielding MRQNMSESDLMQPPEGYPVSSVKLHAHEVKFLASKRDWEFGSGVLFYHRLNKGLIFSDAVGFKGCREIEGPYVEYLAEQFGKPVLLSGPFIPEPPNTVFEGKWGSWLERFKLGSVVFCVLGTEWKLPHDQFQGLLLGLELTGLPFLAVLKVPIGFETIEAALPEGFKERVEGRGIVHSGWIQQQLILEHPSVGCFITHCGAGSLTEALVNKCQIVLLPQVDADHILNARTMATNKVGVEVEKGEEDGLFTKESVCKAVKIVMDDENELGREIKTNHSKVRKFLLNHKLESTCVDSFCQQLRHLLMISKFQETQLRLSYF